The sequence TGTCTGCAACACAACTCTCAAGCATTGTCCATGCTCTGCCTCACTCCGagagtaaaccaaaatgtcatcaatgaatacaataacaACTTGGTCTAAATACGGAGTGAATACCctgttcatgaggtccataaatgaTGCAGGTGCATTAGTcagtccaaaagacatcactaaaaattcaaaatgcccatacctgGTCCGAAAAGTTGTCTTAGTGATATCTTCGGCCTTAATTCTCAGCTGATGGTAACCTGATCTCAAGTCAATTTTAGAAAAGTGAGtagcaccctgcaactgatcaaatagatcatcaatacgagccaaaggatatttattcttaattgttgccttattcaattgcctataatcaatgcatattctcaTCATGccatctttttttttcataaatagcacaggtgcaccccaaagggacacactaggcctgataaatcccttatcaagtAACTCCTGGAGTTAAACTTTTAATTCTCTCAACTCAAcaggagccatacggtaaggtgAAATAGAGATCGATTGAGTCCCTGGCACTAAGTCAATGCTGAACTCAATTTCTCCCTTTGGAGGAAGCCCAGGCAAATCATCTGGAAATACATCAATAAATTCCCGAACAATGGGAATACTGACAACAGCAATATCTTCTACTCGAGTGTCATGAACAGTAGCAATGAAACCCAAGCACCCATGATTAATCATTTGGCGTGCTTTAACATAAGATATTATCTTTCCCTAAGTCAGCAGAGTCATACCTTTTCACACAAAAGGTGTTTCTCTAGGAATATCAAAATGTACAAGCTTAGTATGATAATCAACCAAAGCGTAACATgacgccaaccaatccatacccataatcacatcaaagtcAGTCATTGGCAAGACAAATAGATCAACTATGGTGTCCTTACCCTGAATTGATATAACACAATCTCTATAAAATATATCCACTGCTAAGGTCTCCCCCACTGGGGTCATAATAATATATGGCACCTTAAGAGTCTCAATTCTACTTTCTAAGAACAAAGTAAAAGATAGAGACACATACGAGTATGTAGAACTAGGATCAATAAGAGAATATGCCTCGTGAGAATTTACAGTGATAATATCTGTGACTACTGCATTAGATGCCTCTATGTCCTGTCTAGCCATAGCAAAGAATCTCGGTGGTCAACCTGCTGTCTGAGAACCCTGAGCACCCTGAAGACCCTATCCATGAGTACCCTATGGAGCGATCCTAGCTGGATAAGGGTGAGCATAAGTACCTGCAATATCTCTTTGCGTCTGAGGAGTAGCGTGACTAGACTCAGAATCTCCCTTAGGACAAAACTTAGCAATGTAACCTCTCTCACCACAACTATAATAAGGACCGCCAACTCTAAAACAATGTCCAGTATGATTTCTGCCACAATTAGAACATTTCAAATGCTGCCCAGACTGAAAGAAGCCATTACCCTTTCTTTGTGTCTGTTGCTGCTGATCCTGTCTAGCTGGAAAACTATTCCTTGAAGATTGGGCTACTGACTCTGACTGCCTTGGCCTAAACTGTCCACCAACAAACCCACTCTTGCTCCCAGACGGAGCACCACTAAACCTACCTGAGTTACATGCCCTCTTATTTTCTCGATTAATCCTTTCCATCTCATAATAGGACTCAGAACGAAGAGCAGTGTCAAACACCTCAGAATAGGACCCATTACGCACATCACGTATCACTGGACCACTATAACGAGCCTCAAGACCATCTACAAATTATCTTACTTTCTCCTACTGATCTGCAACTAAAAATGGAACATACCTGGacaactcagtaaacttagcttCGTACTCAGTGACTGTCATAGATCCCTATCGCAACTCATTAAACCGGCATCTTATGTCATCTTTTTTACTCAAGGGAATAAATCTATCCAAGAACATAGCTAAAAACTCTGACCAAGTGATCGATGGTAACCCTGCTTGCCTGCCCCTCAAAACGGAAGTCCACCATGCCTCGGGAGATCCTGAGAACAGAAAAGTGGTAAATTCTACACCACGAGTCTTCTTTAACCCCAAGATAGTCAGTATTTTCTCGCATCAATCTAAAAACTTTTGTGTCTCAACAGAAGATGGTGTAGCATCAAACTCTAGTAGCTTAAGATCCTTGGGTTTCCCTATAGCTGCAATCGATTGATCAACTAGTAAAGGTGCCTGAGAGGTTGCAACATTCAACTGAAGTGGTACCTGAGTTTGCGAAGTAGCCTGAGGAGCTGGAGTTCGACCCTGAATAGACACCAATGCCTCCAGTACATTCAACATTCTGACCACCACATCTCCAGGCAATGTAATGGTAGGTACGGCAACAGGTGTTGCCGCTGGAGTATCATGATCAACCTGGTCCTGCACTCGCTTAAGAGCCACAACTTGGGGCTGACCCCCACTCCTAACTCCATACTGAGGATTAGTCTGTACCCTAGTCCGAGGCCTGTTAGGATAAGACCCAACTCAACCATCACCACGAGTAGTATCATGTCCAGCACCATGTCTAGCAGGTGCATTAGATCGACCAGCGGAGGAAGGACGACGTCTCTTAACCATCTGCGAAATAATATTTAAAGGTTAGACTAAATTCAACTCAACGCACGAACActgaatgaaaaaaaatgaaaactttcTCAATGTTCTGTAGCCTTAAGTTCATAAGTATGGGCGCCTACATACCCATGAACAAGAATCTACTAAAGACTACTCCATGACCCAGGACCTAAAGTCTggactctgataccaactttttcacgTCCCAAAATCCTCATGGGCGTGACTAGCTCCCGCTAATGATTCTTTTCGGGAAAACCAACTCCCCATACATTCACACTGTCTATAGACGCTGAAATAAAAACATAAGCAACTCCAAATGGATGAAATAACCATTATCGCAAGGTAATTATCCAACAAGATATCGCATAATGATTTACGAAAACAACGGTAGTTTAGATAACAAATCTCTAACCCAAATCCCACCTTagaccatggagcatctaaacaaAGTTACATGAGTTGAGCGTTCGGGCATACAAACCCAACGAAAAGAAATACCATCTAAAAATGACTAAAGCTGGATGACAACCTCTACGAACAATGCAAAGGTTCACCGCAGCAtaagtaatgcccctaacatattacaacAGCTTTGTATGCCCCTAGAGACCATAACTGTAGCgaagaaaatatatttaatgCCCCAACCTCACCTCCTATTTCACCTCTAACTGAATCTCAATACACTTCACAAAATAAATATCCACTGCTAGCCAAAGGTGACATATTCTACCAAGTTCACGcttgtcccaacacatggactaggcagaaaaatataatttttataaaacaaatttgaaaagcaagcatcaaaacttaaagtctcacttacctcgctaATAACAACTTCCCCAACTTTACAATGTGTAGAACATCAACCAACAACGACCAATACGAtcaatctaaataaaatattaaataataatatcaattattttattcaGGATTGAGTCTCAACATCCCTAACCTTTAAGTTTAGAGATAAGTACTCGTAATATCTCACATCTTAAcccacaaattaaaaaaataatctaataaagGAGGCTGCCAAAACAAGTCATAGATCCACCTTATTCAATCCCGGTCACTTGATGACGACCCATCATAAAGCCAAACAAACGAACTAATCGTTTTAgcattaaacaaaacaaaaagaacGAACAACAAAATTGACAAGTCCAGCAGGTGAACAACTAATTAATGCCATAGCTTTTTGAGGCCCAAACATGCCAAGCAATTCCAAAGTATTGACCAATAAAAATTAACTCTTAATCAATATAGTGATTAATTAATCACTGCAATTCAATAGCAAGTTGACACAATAACTACACACAGTTATATATATTGATTCATGCTTCGTTCTTTATTCCTGTTTTTTTTCTCAGAACCTAATCAACATTAACAAAATAATTCCCTCACTTCAGTAGTAGATAATTATCCATGGCATCTTCAATTTTGAATGATCAACCGATTAGTAGAAGGAAATTATCACCTTTTATAATACAGATTCGACATAACAGCTGGGTATAACACCATAATGAATTCGTTAGACCATTACCTGAAGGTTAAAATCACTCCAAACAACAGCAACCGCAATATGTAAGccacccaaaataactcaatacgctcaactttttcttttctcccAATAGTGAAGAGACCAATTACCTATTAAAATACTCTTCttctgttttttcttcttttacataGGAAACTGAAATAAGGGGGTGGGTAAGGCCCACTCTTTTTAAACCcccttaattaataataaatatatggTTAAATTACCCTTTTATCCCTCGTTAAAAGTTTGAGCTATTACAATATGTTTTGTATTGGATTTGCTTTTTTGGATGATTACAAATGTACAATGTCATTCCTATATATACTAATCTATGGATGGTTCTAGAATTCTTCTAGATATATTTATAAGAATATTCTACAAACTTTATCCTCTACAAtactctagaatatctagatatttttctaagataattaTCCTAAATACTATGTTAGAGTATTGTAGAGACTCTACtagaaaattatgatattaattcactagactattctagaaatttaactaaaaaattatgatatttattcctccaaaaaatccactttagatTTTTTTCACACATCTTCAGTAGTGGTGATTCTCATGGTGTCCACATATGATTTTCCAACAAGTTCCCGGGTGAGAAATCCTCTATAAAATTCAGCGGCTCCGATTTTTCTGAATGTTGGTGGATTATCAGCAGTAACAACGGTACTAGCTGGACCTAATTCACCATCCAGTCTTGGACTCTGAAATGTTGCTACTGATATCCTTTCTTTTTCAGAGCTAACCACTGATCTATGCTCTATGCTTCTGTAAATTCCATTTGAGAAAATCTGgtccaacaaaaacaaaaatctgtaAAAATGATATGTAACCATAGATGTCATCACATACTGTTTAAGTATTGCAAAGTTCAAAAGATTCTTTTTCTTTCCAAAAATTTCGCGCTCAGTCAAATACCTTCAAGTAAAATAGGATGGAGGAGTAGTTGGCAGGGAAACTGAATTTTAACCTCAATTATTTCCTCCGTCCTAATTTATGTGCTGGCATTTCCTTTTTAATTattccaaaaatttaaaaatccatccttacaaattttaaaataatttagctTTAACATTTCACGAAATGATACATAGTCACCCAAATATCTAAGCGGCTTCTTGTAAGCTACaactttcaacttttttttttaattttgtatctcATTAAATATCATCATATAATATGAAACAAACGAAAGAAAAGGAATAAAGAGAAGAGAGCGAGGGAAATACCTCGAAAGCATCTCCAATATTGACTATGAAGGCATTAGGAAGGGGTACAATGGGAATCCAAATTCCATTTTTTCTAATTTGAAGACCTTCAGTATCATTGACCTGAAGAAGAATTGTTAAAGCTGAGGCATCAGAGTGAGGGGAAAGGCCCATCACAAGCTCTGGTTGTGGACATGGTGGATAGTAATTCATCCTCATTGATTGCATTCCTTTATCGAAAAGGTTGTCTACTTCTTCTGCTTTTATCCCCACAGCTTTACCCAACATTTTCAAAACCTTCATGGTTAGCTCCTTTATTTCTTCCGCGTACTCTTCAATTGCCTCTCTACTTAATATAGagtccaaaatatataaaaaaaaaaaaaaaaaaaagaatatggcATTAAGA comes from Capsicum annuum cultivar UCD-10X-F1 chromosome 2, UCD10Xv1.1, whole genome shotgun sequence and encodes:
- the LOC107861152 gene encoding protein SRG1-like isoform X1, which translates into the protein MEVNYKNVPSVQEMAKKKLVTIPSRYVRDDQDHSVASSNKEAPVIDMQRLINSNDHDSMNIELQKLHFAAKEWGFFQLINHGVSSSVVEKMKHESQAFFDLPLEEKNKFERSPGDTDGFGQLFVVSDKQKLDWADIFYLKTAPPYLRMPIFFKLPLSLREAIEEYAEEIKELTMKVLKMLGKAVGIKAEEVDNLFDKGMQSMRMNYYPPCPQPELVMGLSPHSDASALTILLQVNDTEGLQIRKNGIWIPIVPLPNAFIVNIGDAFEIFSNGIYRSIEHRSVVSSEKERISVATFQSPRLDGELGPASTVVTADNPPTFRKIGAAEFYRGFLTRELVGKSYVDTMRITTTEDV
- the LOC107861152 gene encoding protein SRG1-like isoform X2: MAKKKLVTIPSRYVRDDQDHSVASSNKEAPVIDMQRLINSNDHDSMNIELQKLHFAAKEWGFFQLINHGVSSSVVEKMKHESQAFFDLPLEEKNKFERSPGDTDGFGQLFVVSDKQKLDWADIFYLKTAPPYLRMPIFFKLPLSLREAIEEYAEEIKELTMKVLKMLGKAVGIKAEEVDNLFDKGMQSMRMNYYPPCPQPELVMGLSPHSDASALTILLQVNDTEGLQIRKNGIWIPIVPLPNAFIVNIGDAFEIFSNGIYRSIEHRSVVSSEKERISVATFQSPRLDGELGPASTVVTADNPPTFRKIGAAEFYRGFLTRELVGKSYVDTMRITTTEDV